tcaagatcacttcctCAGTAAAAAATCAAGCCGAGATCCACCACTTTTTTAAAAAAACATgacttacattttttaaaacattaacCTAATAAAAACTGTTCTGTAGGAAAGAGGCTGGGCAGTAGGCctgatacattatcacagcatattggctatatgcctggcctGACAATATTGTTATTCTCAGACCATATTACAGGCTATTTCAAAACTCAACTTTTGGTAACAAAATAGATCGGTGGGTGTAGCACTTGAGAGTTACTGCTGAGCATTAATTTAAATAATtcacttttttattttactggactgatggtacaAGCATCTTGTAAAATATTCCTCATATTAAAATAGACATTACgagctgctaataataataaaaacgcaGGGCTATCGATACACAGTCGCTAGGCCACTCAAGCACATTTTATGTTTTGTaatagtgttgacagtgctgaataaaaaGTTAATCATGTACTCATTCGTAAAAACAGCAGCTATTTGGTGTATTCTTTGACAGTCTCTTTGTGGCCATGGTTTAAAAAGTTATTAAATCTTACGTAGGCTAATATCAATGTTTGCTGTGTCGGAGGTCTTGGAAGCGCAGTAGGCACGGTGATTTGAGCTATCGGATTGGCAAGCgaactctcacacactctcacgctccacagacctcccggtccgCCGGGAGAGGCGGAGTTTGTTTTCAGACAAattaaatggttcaaaatgggaacactttgtTTACCCGGTgcgcagggcttctgaatcaattCCACCGCGAATAAAAAActaaatgtttggtgatcgactaaTAATGACTTGAAGATCGACCAGTTGGCGACTGGTGAAAATATCCAGTATGAGAATTTAATGTTATTGAGAATACTAACAGTAACTGCTAAAATATGTCAGTTAATTGTCTAAGGGAATTAAATATCCCTAAACTGCCTTCTTGAATCAACTACAGAAAAGGTAGGTGGAAAATCATGTTAATTTGTATTCTGAGTAAATTATCCCTTTAATGATAGCGTGTTTGATATTAAAACATATATTAAAAAGAGTTGCACACTACATATGATATATTTCGGGGATGTGTAGTATGTGTTTGAAACAAGAACTCTCAGATGGACAAAGAGgttcaaatgtgttttttttctaaGCATCCAACTTCTCGTTTGCAATGTTTACAAAGGGCTTTGAATTATTTTATGGAATCATAAAATTAATTGCAGCTTTTGACCTTCCAAGTTCTATGTTTTAAAGAGTCATACACTCTAAAAAAAGAAGAAGTTATGAATACTGTTGTGTGCATTTTTTGTATAATATCTGTataattacatttttgggggatTCATAAACTTCACCCTCTCTACACCTCTGAATATAACATGAAACCTGTTTGATCACTATGCCCTGCAAAATCATTCTGGTTATGGATaaagagaacatcaacacattaaaatCAACACGCCAGAGGATATGTAGTTGAGCATCACAACTTATTTAGATTTATCTGTACAAAATATCATTGGTTTGACTTGATTTTCTACACCTGGGGCCTGTTCAGGAGATTGGAAATGTACAGAATGTTCAGATATAAATGCATTATGTACAACAAGTATGATCGACTGCAAGGTAGATTTGAATAGTGTAGGGAATTGTGTTTgctctattcattatatttctatctgcaacatgCATTACCTGATACAGCCATGCTTTTAGTAATAATATTCAAAACTATAGTTATcccaggtctggtgtgtgtgtattcagtcccttctctctctgtgaagAGTGTAGTCCAGATTAATAAGCTGCATTAGGAAGCCTCTGTTGGGGAACACCCATCGTTTTTGCTGCACCAGCCGGATGGCTGCCagcagaggatgatgatgatggatcaTGAGGAAGGCTAGGACCAACGCAGCCGACCGACTCACTCCTACAGCACAGTGCACTAACACCTTGCCTAGGGAAGACAataacatatatatacatacagtcaTGCATCAGTCACTCACACTCAcgcacagacaacacacacacacaccagctcacTGTATGGGTCGTGGCTTACCTCCTGACTTTAATGCCTGGTGGATGAACTGAGCAGCAGGGTGAAAGAAAGGTGAGAGGTCAAAGGTGGGTAGGTCATTGGCAGGAACACCGTAATAGCTGACTGTGGTACCGTAGTAATCATCACTGCCTTTACAACACATCTTACCATGGGCTGCATTCAGGACATGAGTGATGCCCAACTTCCACAGCTCATACTTGTTATGAGACATATACCTAGGAGAAACAACGTAGAGATATCACTACAATAACACACAccatcacgcacacacacaccaacagtacATACTGATTCAGCCCATACCTATCATGAGACATGTAGCTGAGACACACAATATCCAAATATACGTGATGTGTAAGTATAGGTGTGTGCAtgcacatgtgtgtgtctgtgtaattaCGACTGGAAAAGCAGGTGTACTCACATATCCCCCAGGTATAGGTTGGGCCACACCTCGTCTCCGTGCCTACAGGAGCTCTGGGCTGAATGTAGcacctcctccagctcctccagaGATGGAGGCTCACACACATCTGGCTCACATTCACAACTCTGCCCAGTGTCACATGAGCCTGAGACACCTGACACACAACCCAGTAGCTCACCTGTCTTGCTGGACACTGTACTTGAAACTCCCTCACTGGCCATTGTAAAGCCTAAACATAAACAGTGATACGTCCTCAGCTTATACAGGCCTCGGACATAAACAGACCATTGCCTCTGTACTGCAAACTCTCCCTAGGCACACTTGTTTGCCTGGTGTGCCAGGTAGGAAGTGTTTTCAAGCTTGCGTTATGACAGAAAGTGACTGACATGAACAGATGGAACAGTCAGTGGTGTTGACTAAATCTATAACACCATCTTTATACCCCCTCTAGTGGACATTGAAGCCCAATGGCTTAAATGTCTGCAGGATTGAAGGAAGGAAGAATGCTATTACAACCCTACTACATCTCTGGCTGCATACAGCAGCAGACAGCATGATTCTTGAATGAAGAGTGAAAGTCTGAAACGCATTTAGGTTTGTCAGCAAATGTACTGATAACTAGTTTTCCCTTGTGTCTTTGTTGTCAGTTTTCATTTTATCTGACGCTTGAGAGCGCCACAATATAGTAGAGCGAAGCTTGTGACGTCATTTGAAAACAGGAGCTAAAATGGCAGCGACCATGAGCAACGTGGATGAAATTCGGAATAGAGTGATATTAGGTGAATTTGATATAAAAAATGTAAGTGATTTAAGATTATACAATAAAATTTGATAAATTAATATACTGTTTGTGTCTGAAATATATATGTGCAGATGTTATTGGAATGAACGGGTAGCCAACATTTGCTTGCGAAACATAATGTGTAGCTAacgcgttagctagctaacgttagtacgGTAGAAAATACAACACAGTTCGCACACAGCATATTTCTCATGAAATATATGTACTGTGTTTAATACGCCAATAGATGAGTTGATCTGCGACGTATAAGTACTTTAACATTGTTCAAATGTTTCCAGGTTCATACAACAGATTACCCTGGCAATTATCCTGGCTACGATGACACATGGAACTTGCAGAAATTTCAAAAGGTACCTAacttagctagttagctaactattATCATACTGGTCTAATTTTACATTCAGGTCTGTTAAGTGGAATGCCAATAATACCCTTTACGTCAATATTATGTATTTATTGCAGAATTTCAGAATCGACGTGGTGCAAATGGATGAGACTTCTCTGGAGTTCGACATGGTGGGCATAGATGCTGCTCTCGCCAATGCCTTTCGAAGGATATTGCTTGCAGAGGTAGCTACTAACTACTCAAATAGCGtcctttaaataaaaaatatataataagtGGTGTTTATGTTTTATATGGTACATAGCAACATGACGTGTATTAATACGCCCTCTCCTAGGTCCCCACTATGGCTGTTGAGAAGGTGCTTATTTACAACAACACATCTATCATTCAGGATGAGATCCTTGCCCACAGGCTGGGCTTGATCCCTATCAAGGCTGACCCACGACTGTTCGAGTACAGAAGCGCAGGTACATTTATGCTGCATACCTTGTCTCCACTTCCTCTGACAATGTTAACACAACGTTCCAAGACTTGTCTTGTAGAGGGTCACTGCCAACTACATCAGTTTTAAGGCATTCGTGCTTTTCCCAGGGGACGAGGAAGGCACAGAAATCGACACAATTCAACTTCAACTGAAGATCAAATGCACCAGGAACCCCAGAGCCACCAAAGACTCTGCTGACCCCCGGGAACTTTACCTGAATCACATGGGTAGGTAAGGCCGTGGACTGGGGCCAGCCAAGCATAAGTGGTCACTGGACGCTCAGTGGCCCCATTAGGATGTTGGTGGgagtctcaacttactgttgagagttagaatagtagaatacacaaagtGCTAGTTTAAAATGTGGTTGTGCGTCAGTTGtttttatgtcagtcactgactcactcaattagccatgtcagcaaacAATTTTTAGATTAAGTTAGTCAAGCCAGTTATCTAAACCTGTCCTAATAATTGTCGAATACCGACCAGGCACGCAGGGCACATGCCCTATTGATTTTTGGAGTCATTCTCATGtgattaacatggcataagtcatgggaaaatgtgtagaattgcaggagatatgctttaaaactgcaaaaatgtctcTGTCCCATGGTAAAATGAGTAGAattgtattacattttttacacCGTTTTTTCTCAGTGTACTCTAAGGACATGAAGTGGGCCCCTATTGGGAACCAAGCTGATGTGTTTGCAGATGCCAACATCGGTCCAGTACATGGGGACATCCTTCTGGCGCAGCTCCGGCCTGGACAGGAGCTGGATATAGTCATGCACTGTGTGAAAGGCATTGGTGAGAGGACTTTCTCTGCAAAATGTTATAATGTCTGCACAATGGCAATCTGATGACAGTTTAACTTTTCTCAAGCACTGTAACCAGTGATGTAGTATACAATTTAAATAATGTGGGTAAATGCTGATATTTGTCTGAATAAGTTAATTCTCCCAGTATTTTCAATGCATTTTTAGCAATGCGTGGGTAAACACTCGTCCAAATAAAAATACTTTATGTTAATTTACCCTCGCTACGCCGTTGCCTGTCGCTACAGATCTACGTTATATTCTGTTGAAATTAGTGATCTTTCTTAGCTGTTCTGGTGGCTTAATCCTATGCTCTATGTTTCCAGGTCAAGACCACGCCAAGTTTTCACCTGTGGCTACAGCCAGTTACAGACTCCTTCCTGAGATCACACTAATGGAAACAGTGGAGGGGGAGAAAGCAGAGCGACTAAAACGCTGCTTCTCACCTGGAGTCATTGAAGTGGAGAACCATGGGGGTAAAACAGTAGCTATAACATTTTGAAGCATTGTCCTTTGCACATACTGAAATTGTACTTTTACTGTAGCTATTTAAGTTCCATGTAGTTAATTCTCCATCTCCGTCTCAGGAAAGGTTGTTGCCAAGGTGGTGAACAGCCGCTTAGATACCTGCAGTAGGGAGGTTCTCCGACATGACGACCTCAAGAATGCTGTGAAACTTGCAAGAGTGCGGGACCACTTTATCTGTAGGTACCCAGTGAATTTAGACATCACTATGTTTTGTGAATTTGTGAAATGTACAGTCATAATGTCTAGTAAACTCAGCATAAAAACAAACTTCCttttttcaggaccttgtctttcaaagataatttgtaaaagtccaaataacttcacagatcttcattgtaaagggtttaaacacagtttcacatgcttgttcaatgaaccataaacaattaatgaacatgcacctgtggaacggtcgttaagacactaagaGCTTagagacagtaggcaattaaggtcacagttatgaaaacttaggacattaaagagtcctttctactgactctgaaaaacaccaaaagagagatgcccagggtccttgctcatctgcgtgaacgtgccttaggcatgctgcaagggggcatgaggactgcagatatggccagggtaataaattgcaatgtccgaaattgtgagatgcctaagacagcgctacagggattTGGGACGGACGgctgttacatgtggtctgcctcgcagtggcagaccacatgtaacaacagcaggacaggttcaggatggcaacaactgcccgagttacaccaggaaagcacaatccctccatcagtgctcagactgtctgcaataggctgagaaaagctggactgagggcttgtaggcctgttgtaaggtaggtcctcaccagacatcaccagcaaaatgtgctcttcactgacaagtcgcagTTTTATCTCACTAgcagtgatggtcggattcatgtttatcgtcgaaggaatgagcgtaacaccgtggcctgtactctggagtgggatcgatttggaggtggagtgtctgtcatggtctgggacggtgtgtcaGAGTATCATCGGCTTGTTgacattgcaggcaatctcaacgctgtgcgttacagggaagacatcctcctccttcatg
This genomic interval from Oncorhynchus keta strain PuntledgeMale-10-30-2019 chromosome 2, Oket_V2, whole genome shotgun sequence contains the following:
- the LOC118400463 gene encoding dual specificity protein phosphatase 13-like, with product MASEGVSSTVSSKTGELLGCVSGVSGSCDTGQSCECEPDVCEPPSLEELEEVLHSAQSSCRHGDEVWPNLYLGDMYMSHNKYELWKLGITHVLNAAHGKMCCKGSDDYYGTTVSYYGVPANDLPTFDLSPFFHPAAQFIHQALKSGGKVLVHCAVGVSRSAALVLAFLMIHHHHPLLAAIRLVQQKRWVFPNRGFLMQLINLDYTLHRERRD
- the polr1c gene encoding DNA-directed RNA polymerases I and III subunit RPAC1 isoform X1, with protein sequence MAATMSNVDEIRNRVILGEFDIKNVHTTDYPGNYPGYDDTWNLQKFQKNFRIDVVQMDETSLEFDMVGIDAALANAFRRILLAEVPTMAVEKVLIYNNTSIIQDEILAHRLGLIPIKADPRLFEYRSAGDEEGTEIDTIQLQLKIKCTRNPRATKDSADPRELYLNHMVYSKDMKWAPIGNQADVFADANIGPVHGDILLAQLRPGQELDIVMHCVKGIGQDHAKFSPVATASYRLLPEITLMETVEGEKAERLKRCFSPGVIEVENHGGKVVAKVVNSRLDTCSREVLRHDDLKNAVKLARVRDHFIFSVESTGILAPDVLVTEAIKVLMTKCQRFLSELDSTEME
- the polr1c gene encoding DNA-directed RNA polymerases I and III subunit RPAC1 isoform X2, with the translated sequence MDETSLEFDMVGIDAALANAFRRILLAEVPTMAVEKVLIYNNTSIIQDEILAHRLGLIPIKADPRLFEYRSAGDEEGTEIDTIQLQLKIKCTRNPRATKDSADPRELYLNHMVYSKDMKWAPIGNQADVFADANIGPVHGDILLAQLRPGQELDIVMHCVKGIGQDHAKFSPVATASYRLLPEITLMETVEGEKAERLKRCFSPGVIEVENHGGKVVAKVVNSRLDTCSREVLRHDDLKNAVKLARVRDHFIFSVESTGILAPDVLVTEAIKVLMTKCQRFLSELDSTEME